Proteins from one Alysiella filiformis genomic window:
- the ybeY gene encoding rRNA maturation RNase YbeY: MKKQTKHFPFLHIQKQRFHFFYDNASQATDLPSEKQFYQWIWHALKNAYRRADISLILLDENEAQAYNRDYRGKDYATNVLSFAHNEGEFSFVEQDDVLRGDLIICPQIVAKEAAEQGKSLHDHFAHLTIHGTLHLMGYDHMTDDEAEEMESLETQLLAQLNIADPYFQAA; the protein is encoded by the coding sequence ATGAAAAAACAAACCAAACACTTCCCCTTTTTGCACATTCAAAAACAGCGTTTTCATTTTTTCTATGACAATGCCAGCCAAGCCACTGATTTACCAAGTGAAAAACAATTTTACCAATGGATTTGGCACGCGCTGAAAAACGCATACCGCCGTGCCGACATCTCATTGATTCTATTAGACGAAAACGAAGCCCAAGCCTACAACCGCGATTATCGTGGCAAAGATTACGCCACCAATGTATTGAGTTTCGCGCACAACGAAGGCGAATTTTCCTTTGTGGAACAAGATGATGTATTGCGTGGCGATTTGATTATTTGCCCCCAAATTGTCGCCAAAGAAGCCGCCGAACAAGGCAAGTCACTGCACGACCATTTCGCGCATTTGACCATACACGGCACGCTGCACCTGATGGGCTACGACCACATGACAGACGATGAAGCCGAAGAAATGGAAAGTTTGGAAACCCAATTATTGGCACAACTGAACATTGCCGACCCCTATTTTCAGGCAGCCTGA
- the trmB gene encoding tRNA (guanosine(46)-N7)-methyltransferase TrmB, protein MTEQEIHRRSIKSFVLRQGHMTAAQQKAIDDNWADFGVDYINEKINLNQKFGRDNPKVLEIGFGMGVATAQIAQTLPETDFLAIDVHGPGVGNLCKIMAEQNIRNIKVMRHDAVEVVENMLSDNSLYGIHIFFPDPWHKKRHNKRRLIQIPFIEKLLPKLQSGGYIHLATDWEEYAVQMLEVLSSFPETLQNTAADYAPTPSYRPETKFEARGKRLGHGVWDLVFVKK, encoded by the coding sequence ATGACTGAACAAGAAATCCACCGCCGCAGCATCAAATCATTTGTGTTGCGACAAGGACACATGACCGCCGCCCAACAAAAAGCCATAGACGACAACTGGGCAGATTTTGGCGTGGATTACATCAATGAAAAAATCAATTTAAATCAAAAATTTGGTCGCGATAACCCCAAAGTGTTGGAAATCGGCTTTGGCATGGGCGTGGCAACCGCGCAAATCGCCCAAACGCTGCCTGAAACCGACTTTTTGGCGATTGACGTACATGGGCCGGGTGTGGGCAATTTGTGCAAAATCATGGCAGAACAAAACATTCGCAACATCAAAGTGATGCGCCATGACGCGGTGGAAGTGGTGGAAAATATGTTGTCTGACAACAGTTTATATGGCATACACATTTTCTTTCCCGACCCTTGGCACAAAAAACGCCACAACAAACGCCGCTTGATTCAAATTCCGTTTATTGAAAAATTGTTGCCCAAATTGCAAAGCGGTGGCTACATTCACTTGGCAACCGATTGGGAAGAATACGCGGTGCAAATGCTTGAAGTATTGAGCAGTTTCCCTGAAACTTTGCAAAATACGGCTGCCGATTACGCGCCCACGCCCAGCTATCGCCCTGAAACCAAATTTGAGGCGCGTGGCAAGCGTTTGGGACATGGTGTGTGGGATTTGGTTTTTGTGAAAAAATAA
- the rfaE2 gene encoding D-glycero-beta-D-manno-heptose 1-phosphate adenylyltransferase: MYETPDFEQKIIAPEHILAQLAHLPRPIVFTNGCFDIIHRGHVSYLAQARALGGSLILALNTDASVKRQGKGDDRPINPLANRAAVCAALQSVDAVTWFDEDTPFNLIEQIQPDILVKGGDWLPENIVGAAETLARGGQVHSIPFLHQTSTTKMLAKIRQ; the protein is encoded by the coding sequence ATGTACGAAACACCTGATTTTGAACAAAAAATCATCGCGCCCGAACACATTTTGGCGCAACTTGCCCATTTACCGCGACCGATTGTGTTTACCAATGGCTGTTTTGACATCATTCATCGCGGACACGTCAGCTATTTGGCGCAGGCGCGTGCTTTGGGCGGCAGCCTGATTTTGGCTTTGAATACAGACGCTTCCGTGAAACGTCAAGGCAAAGGCGATGACCGCCCCATTAACCCATTGGCGAACCGCGCTGCCGTGTGTGCTGCGCTGCAAAGTGTGGACGCGGTAACGTGGTTTGATGAAGACACGCCTTTTAATTTAATTGAGCAAATTCAACCCGATATTTTGGTAAAAGGCGGCGATTGGCTGCCTGAAAACATCGTTGGCGCGGCAGAAACTTTGGCGCGTGGTGGACAGGTTCACAGCATACCGTTTTTGCACCAAACGTCCACCACCAAAATGTTGGCAAAAATCCGCCAGTGA
- the oppB gene encoding oligopeptide ABC transporter permease OppB — translation MIKLIFRRILEAIPTLFVLITVSFFMMRLAPGSPFTGERNLPPAVLANIEAKYHLNDPIWLQYFNYLKQLAQGDFGPSFKYKDFTVNELLEKALPVSVEIGLYAFILAVILGVALGVLAALKQNSWLDYTLMTLAMTGVVIPSFVKAPLMVLIFAIILKWLPAGGWNDGALMNLILPVTALALAYVASISRIMRGAMIEVMNSPFIRTARAKGLSTRYIVCKHALRPAMLPVISYLGPAFVGIITGSIVIETIFVLPGIGQLFVNGALNRDYGMVLSLTILVGVLTIVFNAIVDILYAVIDPKIRY, via the coding sequence ATGATTAAACTGATTTTCCGCCGCATTTTGGAAGCCATTCCCACCTTATTTGTGTTGATTACCGTATCCTTTTTCATGATGCGGCTCGCCCCTGGCAGCCCATTTACGGGCGAACGCAATTTACCGCCCGCCGTGTTGGCAAACATTGAAGCCAAATACCATTTAAACGACCCGATTTGGTTGCAATATTTCAATTATCTCAAACAGTTGGCACAAGGCGATTTTGGACCTTCGTTCAAATACAAAGATTTCACGGTAAATGAATTGTTGGAAAAAGCCCTGCCTGTATCGGTGGAAATTGGCTTGTATGCCTTTATTTTGGCGGTGATTTTGGGCGTGGCATTGGGCGTGTTGGCGGCATTGAAACAAAATTCGTGGCTGGATTACACCCTCATGACTTTGGCGATGACGGGGGTGGTCATTCCCAGTTTTGTGAAAGCCCCACTTATGGTGTTGATTTTTGCGATTATTTTAAAATGGCTGCCTGCTGGCGGTTGGAATGATGGCGCGTTGATGAACCTGATTTTGCCCGTAACCGCCTTGGCATTGGCGTATGTGGCGAGCATTTCGCGGATTATGCGCGGTGCCATGATTGAAGTGATGAACAGCCCCTTTATCCGCACGGCAAGGGCGAAAGGGTTGTCCACGCGCTACATTGTGTGCAAACACGCGTTGCGCCCTGCCATGCTGCCTGTGATTTCGTATTTGGGACCTGCGTTTGTGGGGATTATCACGGGTTCAATCGTGATTGAGACGATTTTTGTGTTACCAGGGATTGGGCAACTGTTTGTGAATGGCGCACTCAACCGCGATTATGGCATGGTGTTGAGTTTGACGATTCTGGTGGGCGTTTTGACCATCGTGTTTAACGCGATTGTGGACATTTTGTATGCCGTGATTGACCCGAAAATTCGGTATTGA
- a CDS encoding type II toxin-antitoxin system VapC family toxin has protein sequence MLIDTDVLIWLARGNENAKNILLNQNTKYISVITYMEMLQGMKNKLEMNAFLKFLKQYPFEILPLNEKIGEMASHLVKNHALSHNMQMADALIASTAMVYNQSLLSANYKHYHFIDDLNLMKFTV, from the coding sequence ATGTTGATTGATACTGATGTGTTGATTTGGCTGGCTCGTGGCAATGAAAATGCCAAAAATATTCTATTAAATCAAAATACAAAATACATTTCCGTCATCACCTATATGGAAATGTTGCAAGGCATGAAAAACAAATTGGAGATGAACGCTTTTTTAAAATTTTTAAAGCAATATCCATTTGAAATTTTGCCATTAAACGAAAAAATCGGTGAAATGGCGAGTCATTTGGTCAAAAATCACGCATTAAGCCACAATATGCAAATGGCAGATGCGCTGATTGCCAGCACGGCAATGGTTTACAATCAATCTTTATTATCAGCCAATTACAAACATTATCATTTTATTGATGATTTAAATTTGATGAAATTCACGGTTTAA
- a CDS encoding ABC transporter substrate-binding protein — translation MKTHLKPLLLALGLTFGLAACGGQNSGSGSQNAAPASKPAAQSTELAEKQEIVINNGAEPESLDPHKVGGVPESNILRQMFVGLTTTDNDGNTIAGIAEKWETADNKVWKFTLRDAKWSNGDPITADDFVYSFRRLTDPATASPYSTYLADVKVVNAQDIVDGKAKPDTLGVKAIDPKTLEITLSEPVPYLPDTLIHSAVKPVNKKAIEQHGDKWTLPENFVGNGAYKLKSWTVNDKIVMERNPNYYDDANTKINQVTFLPIGSAVTDMSRFKAGEIDVTYNDIPTEQFASLKTEMGEQMKVSPYLCTYYFEYNHKKAPFDNANVRKALSLTFDRDLFASKIVGRGETPAYMFTPPAAQGMKEFVPEWKTWDMAKRIEEAKKLLNEAGYNESNPLKFELLYNTSENHKKNAVAATALWKEKLGFVEATLNNQEWKTYLDTRRTQKHQMSRGGWCADFNEASTFLNTFKSDSSSNYGKYQSAKFDDLMKQTLSASVTPEQRADLYQQAEAELDKDAATIFAYHYISARLVKPYVQGYSDKDPMDNFQVKYWAVLKH, via the coding sequence ATGAAAACACATTTGAAACCCCTGTTGTTGGCTTTGGGTTTAACGTTCGGTTTAGCCGCTTGTGGCGGACAAAATTCAGGTTCAGGCAGCCAAAATGCCGCGCCCGCCAGCAAGCCTGCCGCCCAATCCACCGAATTAGCCGAAAAACAAGAAATCGTCATCAACAATGGCGCAGAACCCGAATCGCTTGACCCACACAAAGTCGGTGGCGTACCCGAATCCAATATTTTGCGCCAAATGTTTGTGGGCTTAACCACCACCGACAATGACGGCAACACCATCGCAGGCATTGCCGAAAAATGGGAAACTGCCGACAACAAAGTCTGGAAATTCACCCTGCGCGATGCCAAATGGAGCAATGGCGACCCCATTACCGCCGATGATTTTGTGTACAGTTTCCGCCGCTTAACCGACCCTGCCACCGCCTCGCCCTACTCCACCTATTTGGCAGACGTGAAAGTGGTCAATGCCCAAGACATTGTTGATGGCAAAGCCAAACCCGACACGCTGGGCGTTAAAGCCATTGACCCCAAAACCCTTGAAATCACATTGAGCGAACCCGTTCCCTATTTGCCCGACACGCTCATTCACTCTGCCGTGAAACCCGTAAACAAAAAAGCCATTGAACAACATGGCGACAAATGGACGCTGCCTGAAAACTTTGTGGGCAACGGTGCATACAAACTCAAATCTTGGACGGTAAACGACAAAATCGTCATGGAACGCAACCCCAATTATTATGACGATGCCAACACCAAAATCAATCAAGTTACCTTCTTGCCCATCGGTTCAGCCGTTACCGACATGAGCCGCTTTAAAGCAGGCGAAATTGACGTTACCTACAACGACATTCCCACCGAACAATTCGCCTCTTTAAAAACCGAAATGGGCGAACAAATGAAAGTGTCGCCCTATTTGTGTACCTATTATTTTGAATACAATCACAAAAAAGCCCCATTTGACAACGCCAATGTCCGCAAAGCCCTGTCGCTGACCTTTGACCGCGACCTGTTTGCCAGCAAAATTGTGGGTCGTGGCGAAACGCCAGCTTATATGTTCACGCCCCCAGCCGCGCAAGGCATGAAAGAATTTGTGCCAGAATGGAAAACATGGGACATGGCAAAACGCATAGAAGAAGCCAAAAAATTGCTCAACGAAGCGGGCTACAACGAAAGCAATCCATTAAAATTTGAATTGCTCTACAACACCAGCGAAAACCACAAGAAAAATGCCGTTGCCGCCACCGCCTTGTGGAAAGAAAAATTGGGCTTTGTGGAAGCCACTTTAAACAATCAAGAATGGAAAACCTATTTGGACACACGCCGCACGCAAAAACACCAAATGTCGCGCGGTGGCTGGTGTGCCGATTTCAACGAAGCGTCCACATTCTTGAACACGTTTAAATCCGACAGCAGCAGCAATTATGGCAAATACCAATCCGCCAAATTTGACGATTTGATGAAACAAACTTTAAGCGCAAGCGTTACCCCCGAACAACGCGCCGATTTGTATCAACAAGCCGAAGCGGAATTGGATAAAGACGCTGCCACCATTTTTGCGTACCACTACATCAGTGCGCGTTTGGTGAAACCTTATGTTCAAGGCTATTCCGACAAAGACCCCATGGACAATTTCCAAGTGAAATATTGGGCTGTGTTGAAACACTAA
- a CDS encoding class I SAM-dependent methyltransferase yields the protein MQLKPILPFAHELLRGCLKVGDIALDGTMGNGNDTLFLAQCVGETGRVYAFDIQAAALAATREKLQQKQMLHCVDLIHSSHENIAQFVPQNVAAAVFNFGYLPRGDHHITTLPESSLCAIQATLHLLKNNGLLVLVLYTGHETGKLESHVIMQFAQNLPQTQFRVLHYAFINQKNNPPFIVAIEKLPERNTLG from the coding sequence ATGCAGTTGAAACCGATTTTGCCGTTTGCCCACGAATTGCTGCGCGGCTGCCTGAAAGTGGGCGACATCGCCCTAGACGGCACCATGGGCAATGGCAACGATACCCTGTTTTTGGCACAATGCGTGGGCGAAACGGGGCGCGTGTATGCTTTTGACATTCAGGCAGCCGCGCTTGCCGCCACGCGCGAAAAATTACAGCAAAAGCAAATGCTTCATTGTGTGGATTTAATCCACAGCAGCCACGAAAACATCGCCCAATTTGTGCCGCAAAACGTGGCGGCGGCGGTGTTCAATTTTGGCTATTTGCCGCGTGGCGACCACCACATTACCACGCTGCCTGAAAGCAGCTTATGCGCCATACAAGCCACACTTCATCTTTTAAAAAACAATGGCTTGTTGGTTTTGGTCTTGTACACAGGACACGAAACAGGCAAACTGGAAAGCCACGTCATTATGCAGTTTGCCCAAAATTTACCGCAAACGCAATTTCGCGTTTTGCACTACGCTTTCATCAACCAAAAAAACAATCCGCCCTTTATTGTGGCGATTGAAAAACTGCCCGAAAGGAACACCCTTGGATAA
- a CDS encoding SirB2 family protein produces the protein MDNLYLPLKHSHMMFVVISVILFQFRAIKLMMKPYTSFGKIWKIAPHINDTLLLITGASLFYMGNWSVLGWAGLKLGLVIGYILLGIRCLKNAPRSAVFWQSYVGATLVLVAIVYLARFKPF, from the coding sequence TTGGATAATCTGTATTTACCACTCAAACACAGCCACATGATGTTTGTGGTCATCAGCGTGATTTTGTTTCAATTTCGCGCCATCAAATTGATGATGAAACCCTACACCTCATTTGGCAAAATCTGGAAAATCGCCCCACACATCAACGACACCCTGTTGCTCATCACAGGTGCGAGTTTGTTTTACATGGGCAATTGGTCGGTATTGGGCTGGGCTGGCTTGAAATTGGGCTTGGTGATTGGTTACATTTTGCTGGGCATACGCTGCCTGAAAAATGCGCCACGCAGCGCGGTATTTTGGCAAAGCTATGTGGGGGCAACTTTGGTGCTGGTGGCAATCGTTTACTTGGCGCGATTTAAGCCATTTTGA
- the aroB gene encoding 3-dehydroquinate synthase: MQTVQVQAPSHSYDIVIGKNILNDFNLFAPHIGKKAAIVTNTTVAQWYLQPLVKLLQNNGIDAFSIILPDGEQHKNHESLNHIYDSLLANHADRKTTLIALGGGVIGDTVGYAAATYQRGVPLIQIPTTLLSQVDSSVGGKTAINHPRGKNMIGAFYQPKLVLADLNTLATLPEREFSAGMAEVIKYALLGDVAFLAWLEQHIAAIMQKDHTLLAQMIAHCCQMKADIVAQDETEQGIRAHLNLGHTFGHAIEAQMGYGNWLHGEAVAAGMVMAAELSQQLGYIGSDEIERVKNIIRAAHLPDTPPKFSEEEWLAHMRHDKKVDEGKMRFITLKNLGAAQIETLPDVNVLKNVLSKFTA; encoded by the coding sequence ATGCAAACCGTCCAAGTTCAAGCCCCATCGCACAGCTATGACATTGTGATAGGCAAAAATATTTTAAATGATTTCAATCTGTTCGCACCGCACATTGGCAAAAAAGCCGCCATTGTTACCAACACCACCGTGGCACAATGGTATTTGCAGCCATTGGTAAAATTATTGCAAAACAATGGCATTGATGCCTTTTCCATCATTTTGCCCGATGGCGAACAGCACAAAAATCACGAATCACTCAACCACATTTACGATAGCCTGCTGGCAAACCATGCCGACCGCAAAACCACACTCATCGCCTTGGGCGGTGGCGTGATTGGCGACACGGTGGGCTATGCCGCCGCCACTTACCAACGTGGCGTACCCTTAATCCAAATTCCCACCACCTTGTTGAGCCAAGTGGATTCATCGGTGGGCGGCAAAACCGCCATCAACCACCCACGCGGCAAAAACATGATAGGCGCGTTTTATCAACCCAAGCTGGTGTTGGCAGATTTGAACACGCTTGCCACGCTGCCTGAACGCGAATTTTCAGCAGGCATGGCAGAAGTCATCAAATACGCGCTGTTGGGCGATGTGGCATTTTTGGCGTGGCTGGAACAGCATATCGCCGCCATCATGCAAAAAGACCACACGCTGCTCGCGCAAATGATTGCCCATTGTTGCCAAATGAAAGCCGACATCGTTGCCCAAGACGAAACCGAACAAGGCATACGCGCCCATTTGAATTTGGGACACACTTTCGGACACGCCATTGAGGCGCAAATGGGCTACGGCAACTGGTTGCATGGCGAGGCGGTGGCAGCAGGCATGGTGATGGCAGCCGAATTGTCGCAGCAATTGGGCTACATCGGCAGCGATGAAATTGAGCGTGTGAAAAACATCATACGCGCCGCCCATTTGCCCGACACGCCCCCCAAATTCAGCGAAGAAGAATGGCTTGCCCACATGCGCCACGACAAAAAAGTGGACGAAGGCAAAATGCGTTTCATCACGCTGAAAAACTTGGGCGCAGCGCAAATTGAAACGCTGCCTGATGTGAATGTTTTAAAAAATGTATTAAGCAAATTCACAGCTTAA
- a CDS encoding ProQ/FINO family protein codes for MTQETALGAALKQAVQTLSKRKQTDLVAEHIYKKYEVFRRFRPLAVETEQDLIAALPQFDPQIIGRVLTNHCRRPKYLINLAMGGKRFNLNNRFQGEISPEEQQYALSQPNVAEAVEKLKARLAEKREQKAQEKPTHSEHQENPSS; via the coding sequence ATGACACAAGAAACCGCTTTGGGCGCAGCTTTAAAACAAGCCGTGCAAACATTGAGCAAACGCAAGCAAACCGATTTGGTTGCCGAACACATCTACAAAAAATACGAAGTTTTTCGCCGTTTCCGCCCACTGGCGGTGGAAACCGAACAGGATTTGATTGCCGCCTTGCCCCAATTTGACCCACAAATCATTGGGCGCGTTTTGACCAACCATTGCCGCCGCCCCAAATATTTAATCAATTTGGCAATGGGCGGTAAACGTTTCAATTTAAACAACCGTTTTCAAGGCGAAATCAGCCCCGAAGAGCAACAATATGCCCTGTCGCAACCCAATGTTGCCGAAGCCGTTGAAAAACTGAAAGCGCGGCTGGCTGAAAAACGCGAACAAAAAGCCCAAGAAAAACCCACCCACAGTGAACATCAGGAAAACCCATCATCATGA
- a CDS encoding peptidylprolyl isomerase: MKKIAILILSVALSANALAETKVVMQTSEGEIELLLDEKKAPKTVANFVNYANKGFYSNTIFHRVIDGFMIQGGGFNSAMLQKTTDKPIANEANNGLKNTIGTIAMARTNDPHSATSQFFINVNNNDFLNHTAKTVDGYGYTVFGKVSKGMDVVNKIAQVRTTTRMMHQNVPVAPIVIQSVKVVK, translated from the coding sequence ATGAAAAAAATCGCCATTTTAATTTTGAGCGTGGCATTGTCGGCAAACGCGCTGGCTGAAACCAAAGTTGTCATGCAAACCAGCGAAGGCGAAATTGAATTGCTGCTGGACGAGAAAAAAGCCCCCAAAACCGTTGCCAATTTTGTCAATTATGCCAACAAAGGCTTTTACAGCAACACGATTTTCCACCGCGTGATTGATGGTTTCATGATTCAAGGTGGGGGATTCAATTCGGCAATGTTGCAAAAAACCACCGACAAACCCATCGCCAACGAAGCCAACAACGGCTTGAAAAACACCATTGGCACCATTGCCATGGCGCGTACCAACGACCCACATTCGGCAACCAGCCAGTTTTTCATCAATGTGAACAACAATGATTTCTTAAACCACACCGCCAAAACCGTTGATGGCTACGGCTACACCGTGTTTGGCAAAGTGAGCAAAGGCATGGACGTGGTCAATAAAATCGCGCAAGTTCGCACCACCACGCGCATGATGCACCAAAATGTGCCTGTTGCACCGATTGTGATTCAAAGTGTGAAAGTGGTGAAATGA
- a CDS encoding glutaredoxin family protein codes for MVLTLMFRPYCGLCHQMRDALRPLQAELGFDVEIVEIDDFPELEEKYNELVPVLLHGDTEICHYFLDEQALRQHIQAA; via the coding sequence ATGGTTTTGACCCTGATGTTTCGCCCCTATTGCGGCTTGTGCCACCAAATGCGCGATGCGTTGCGCCCTTTGCAAGCCGAACTGGGTTTTGATGTGGAAATTGTGGAAATTGACGATTTTCCCGAATTGGAAGAAAAATACAATGAGCTGGTTCCCGTGTTGTTGCATGGCGACACGGAAATTTGCCATTATTTTTTGGATGAACAGGCTTTGCGCCAACACATTCAGGCAGCCTGA
- the fba gene encoding class II fructose-bisphosphate aldolase (catalyzes the reversible aldol condensation of dihydroxyacetonephosphate and glyceraldehyde 3-phosphate in the Calvin cycle, glycolysis, and/or gluconeogenesis) yields the protein MALVSMRQLLDHAAEHSYGLPAFNVNNLEQMRAIMEAANQVNAPVIVQASAGARKYAGAPFLRHLILAAVEEFPHIPVVMHQDHGASPDVCQRAIQLGFSSVMMDGSLLEDGKTPSTYEYNVDVTRKTVAFAHACGVSVEGEIGVLGNLETGEAGEEDGVGAVGKLSHDQMLTSVEDARRFVQDTGVDALAIAIGTSHGAYKFTRPPTGEVLRIDRIKEIHAALPNTHIVMHGSSSVPQEWLKIINEFGGNIGETYGVPVEEIVEGIKHGVRKVNIDTDLRLASTGAIRKFMAENPAEFDPRKYLGKTVEAMKQICIDRYLAFGCEGMADKIKPISLEKMATRYANGELKQVVK from the coding sequence ATGGCACTCGTATCCATGCGCCAACTGTTAGACCACGCAGCCGAACACAGCTACGGCTTACCCGCCTTTAACGTCAATAACTTGGAACAAATGCGCGCCATCATGGAAGCGGCAAATCAAGTGAATGCCCCCGTGATTGTGCAAGCCAGCGCAGGCGCACGCAAATATGCAGGTGCGCCCTTTTTGCGCCATTTGATTTTAGCGGCGGTGGAAGAGTTCCCCCACATTCCCGTTGTCATGCACCAAGACCATGGCGCATCGCCCGATGTGTGCCAACGCGCCATTCAGCTCGGTTTCAGCTCTGTGATGATGGACGGCTCTTTGTTGGAAGATGGCAAAACGCCTTCCACTTATGAATACAATGTGGACGTTACACGCAAAACGGTGGCATTTGCCCACGCTTGTGGCGTGTCGGTGGAGGGCGAAATTGGCGTTTTGGGCAATTTGGAAACGGGCGAGGCAGGCGAAGAAGATGGCGTGGGCGCGGTTGGCAAATTGTCGCACGACCAAATGCTGACCAGCGTGGAAGACGCGCGCCGTTTCGTGCAAGACACGGGCGTGGACGCATTGGCGATTGCGATTGGCACCAGTCATGGCGCGTACAAATTCACGCGTCCGCCCACAGGCGAAGTGTTGCGCATTGACCGCATTAAGGAAATTCACGCTGCCTTGCCCAACACGCACATTGTGATGCACGGTTCCAGCTCTGTGCCGCAAGAATGGTTGAAAATCATCAACGAATTTGGCGGCAACATTGGCGAAACCTATGGCGTGCCAGTAGAAGAAATCGTGGAAGGCATCAAGCATGGCGTGCGTAAAGTGAACATTGACACGGACTTACGCCTTGCCAGCACGGGCGCAATCCGCAAATTCATGGCGGAAAACCCTGCCGAATTTGACCCACGCAAATATTTGGGCAAAACGGTGGAGGCGATGAAACAGATTTGCATTGACCGTTATTTGGCGTTTGGCTGCGAGGGCATGGCGGACAAAATCAAGCCGATTTCTTTGGAAAAAATGGCAACGCGCTATGCCAATGGCGAATTGAAACAGGTTGTGAAATAA
- a CDS encoding NAD(+)/NADH kinase, translating into MNRSLQRIGIIVRPETPEAMPYLRQLVAFLRAQNQSVGIDPKSLVYGDEVSENWLAQHCHAIAQQHMGEWSDVIIVLGGDGTFLSAARWVAQHQVPLIGVNLGHLGFLTPVSAQTMLDDLRLILAGQYIEQNCVALQAHVWRDDVGISQNLALNDVVLSRGLSGRMIEFEVFINGEFVYSQRSDGLIVSTPTGSTAYALASGGAIIQAGLNAFTLVPICPQALSNRPIVIADSSQIEILVTKAYDARVHFDGQAHTDIQSMDKIVMSRFEHHIRVWQPQNYQYYRTLRQKLRWGEQLV; encoded by the coding sequence ATGAATCGTTCATTGCAAAGAATTGGGATTATTGTTCGCCCCGAAACGCCCGAAGCCATGCCGTATTTGCGGCAGTTGGTGGCTTTTTTGCGCGCGCAAAATCAATCTGTGGGCATAGACCCCAAGAGCTTGGTGTATGGCGATGAAGTCAGCGAAAATTGGCTGGCGCAACATTGCCATGCCATTGCCCAACAGCACATGGGCGAGTGGAGCGATGTCATCATTGTGTTGGGTGGCGATGGCACGTTTTTGTCGGCGGCGCGTTGGGTGGCGCAACATCAGGTGCCGTTGATTGGCGTGAATTTGGGGCATTTGGGTTTTTTAACGCCTGTGTCGGCACAAACCATGTTGGACGATTTGCGTTTGATATTGGCTGGGCAATACATTGAACAAAATTGTGTCGCATTACAAGCCCATGTGTGGCGTGATGATGTGGGCATTTCACAAAATTTGGCTTTGAATGATGTGGTTTTGTCGCGCGGTTTGTCGGGCAGAATGATTGAATTTGAGGTGTTCATCAATGGCGAATTTGTTTACAGCCAGCGTTCTGATGGTTTGATTGTGTCCACGCCCACGGGTTCTACGGCTTATGCTTTGGCATCGGGCGGTGCGATTATTCAGGCTGGCTTAAATGCGTTTACGCTGGTGCCGATTTGTCCGCAGGCTTTAAGCAACCGCCCGATTGTGATTGCCGACAGCAGCCAAATTGAAATTTTGGTAACGAAAGCCTACGATGCGCGGGTGCATTTTGACGGACAAGCCCACACCGACATTCAAAGCATGGACAAAATTGTGATGTCGCGTTTTGAACACCACATTCGGGTGTGGCAGCCGCAAAATTACCAATATTATCGCACGTTGCGCCAAAAATTGCGTTGGGGCGAACAGTTGGTGTGA